From the Prunus dulcis chromosome 4, ALMONDv2, whole genome shotgun sequence genome, one window contains:
- the LOC117624971 gene encoding ultraviolet-B receptor UVR8 isoform X2: MAAERYRPVSIEDLPSQLVIEILSSGKLSAIDLLHLELTSRTFGGSHGLYPHKFGSLVDYAAYQLCVSHSVYGKMERNAQRGLFDRCGGKWKRVLRFLQSVEQSSDMVETSAGNMQITTGRYHTLLISNSSLYSCGSSLCGVLGNGPETKQCVTFSRINFPSPAQVVQVSASHNHAAFVMQSGEVFTCGDNSSFCCGHKDTNRPIFRPRLVEALKGLPCKQVATGLNFTVFLTRKGHVYTCGANTHGQLGHGDTIDSPAPKMIELPEGIGYIVQIAAGPSYVLAVADNGVVYSFGSGSHFCLGHGEQHDEFQPRAIQTFKRKGIHVVRVSAGDEHAVALDSSGYVYTWGKGYCGALGHGDEIDKTTPELLNKLKSHLAVQVCARKRKTFVLGDNGSVYGCGWMGFGSLGFPDRGVSDKILSPRILDSLRAHHVSQISTGLYHTVVVTNRGKLFGFGDNERAQLGHDTLRGCLEPTEIFIQEMADDVDIVPECV; encoded by the exons atggcGGCTGAAAGATATAGGCCGGTGTCAATAGAGGACTTGCCATCACAATTAGTTATAGAAATCTTGAGCTCGGGAAAGCTCAGTGCCATTGATCTTCTACATTTAGAGTTAACTTCTAGGACATTTGGAGGGAGTCATGGGTTGTATCCTCACAAGTTTGGGTCACTGGTGGACTATGCGGCGTATCAGCTATGTGTGTCCCATTCTGTTTATGGTAAAATGGAAAGGAATGCTCAGAGGGGGCTATTTGATCGGTGCGGTGGGAAATGGAAGCGGGTTTTGAGGTTCTTGCAATCGGTGGAGCAATCATCTGACATGGTCGAGACCTCAGCAGGCAAT ATGCAAATTACAACTGGAAGGTATCACACATTGCTAATCAGCAATTCATCATTATACTCATGTGGTTCCAGCTTGTGTGGTGTTCTTGGTAATGGTCCTGAGACTAAGCAATGTGTAACATTTAGCCGGATTAATTTTCCATCTCCAGCACAAGTAGTCCAAGTGTCAGCCTCCCATAACCATGCTGCTTTTGTTATGCAATCTGGAGAG GTTTTCACATGTGGGGATAATTCATCATTTTGTTGTGGGCATAAAGATACAAACCGACCAATTTTTAGGCCTAGGCTTGTTGAGGCATTGAAGGGACTTCCTTGCAAGCAG GTTGCTACAGGGCTTAATTTTACCGTGTTCCTTACAAGAAAAGGTCATGTTTATACATGTGGGGCCAACACACATGGCCAACTTGGTCATGGAGACACCATAGATAGCCCGGCTCCAAAAATGATTGAACTTCCCGAGGGAATTGGCTACATAGTTCAGATTGCTGCTGGCCCGAGTTATGTTTTAGCTGTAGCTGACAATGGAGTAGTCTACTCTTTTGGGTCGGGTTCTCACTTCTGTCTTGGCCATGGAGAGCAACATGATGAGTTCCAGCCACGCGCAATCCAAACCTTTAAAAGAAAGGGTATTCATGTGGTTCGTGTCTCTGCAGGTGACGAGCATGCCGTGGCACTTGATTCCAGTGGATAT GTATATACTTGGGGTAAAGGCTACTGTGGTGCATTAGGCCATGGGGATGAGATTGACAAGACTACCCCAGAACTCTTGAACAAGCTTAAAAGCCACCTCGCTGTACAG GTGTGTGCTAGAAAGCGGAAGACCTTTGTTCTCGGTGACAACGGTTCAGTATATGGTTGTGGTTGGATGGGGTTTGGCAGCCTTGGATTTCCAGACAGGGGAGTATCTGATAAAATCTTGAGCCCTAGAATCCTTGATAGCTTAAGAGCTCATCATGTTTCTCAGATTAGCACTGGGCTGTACCATACTGTTGTTGTCACTAACCGTGGAAAACTCTTTGGATTCGGAGATAATGAAAGGGCGCAACTCGGGCACGACACTTTAAGAGGATGCCTTGAACCAACTGAAATATTTATACAAGAAATGGCTGATGACGTGGATATTGTTCCAGAATGCGTCTGA
- the LOC117624971 gene encoding ultraviolet-B receptor UVR8 isoform X1 produces MAAERYRPVSIEDLPSQLVIEILSSGKLSAIDLLHLELTSRTFGGSHGLYPHKFGSLVDYAAYQLCVSHSVYGKMERNAQRGLFDRCGGKWKRVLRFLQSVEQSSDMVETSAGNQMQITTGRYHTLLISNSSLYSCGSSLCGVLGNGPETKQCVTFSRINFPSPAQVVQVSASHNHAAFVMQSGEVFTCGDNSSFCCGHKDTNRPIFRPRLVEALKGLPCKQVATGLNFTVFLTRKGHVYTCGANTHGQLGHGDTIDSPAPKMIELPEGIGYIVQIAAGPSYVLAVADNGVVYSFGSGSHFCLGHGEQHDEFQPRAIQTFKRKGIHVVRVSAGDEHAVALDSSGYVYTWGKGYCGALGHGDEIDKTTPELLNKLKSHLAVQVCARKRKTFVLGDNGSVYGCGWMGFGSLGFPDRGVSDKILSPRILDSLRAHHVSQISTGLYHTVVVTNRGKLFGFGDNERAQLGHDTLRGCLEPTEIFIQEMADDVDIVPECV; encoded by the exons atggcGGCTGAAAGATATAGGCCGGTGTCAATAGAGGACTTGCCATCACAATTAGTTATAGAAATCTTGAGCTCGGGAAAGCTCAGTGCCATTGATCTTCTACATTTAGAGTTAACTTCTAGGACATTTGGAGGGAGTCATGGGTTGTATCCTCACAAGTTTGGGTCACTGGTGGACTATGCGGCGTATCAGCTATGTGTGTCCCATTCTGTTTATGGTAAAATGGAAAGGAATGCTCAGAGGGGGCTATTTGATCGGTGCGGTGGGAAATGGAAGCGGGTTTTGAGGTTCTTGCAATCGGTGGAGCAATCATCTGACATGGTCGAGACCTCAGCAGGCAAT CAGATGCAAATTACAACTGGAAGGTATCACACATTGCTAATCAGCAATTCATCATTATACTCATGTGGTTCCAGCTTGTGTGGTGTTCTTGGTAATGGTCCTGAGACTAAGCAATGTGTAACATTTAGCCGGATTAATTTTCCATCTCCAGCACAAGTAGTCCAAGTGTCAGCCTCCCATAACCATGCTGCTTTTGTTATGCAATCTGGAGAG GTTTTCACATGTGGGGATAATTCATCATTTTGTTGTGGGCATAAAGATACAAACCGACCAATTTTTAGGCCTAGGCTTGTTGAGGCATTGAAGGGACTTCCTTGCAAGCAG GTTGCTACAGGGCTTAATTTTACCGTGTTCCTTACAAGAAAAGGTCATGTTTATACATGTGGGGCCAACACACATGGCCAACTTGGTCATGGAGACACCATAGATAGCCCGGCTCCAAAAATGATTGAACTTCCCGAGGGAATTGGCTACATAGTTCAGATTGCTGCTGGCCCGAGTTATGTTTTAGCTGTAGCTGACAATGGAGTAGTCTACTCTTTTGGGTCGGGTTCTCACTTCTGTCTTGGCCATGGAGAGCAACATGATGAGTTCCAGCCACGCGCAATCCAAACCTTTAAAAGAAAGGGTATTCATGTGGTTCGTGTCTCTGCAGGTGACGAGCATGCCGTGGCACTTGATTCCAGTGGATAT GTATATACTTGGGGTAAAGGCTACTGTGGTGCATTAGGCCATGGGGATGAGATTGACAAGACTACCCCAGAACTCTTGAACAAGCTTAAAAGCCACCTCGCTGTACAG GTGTGTGCTAGAAAGCGGAAGACCTTTGTTCTCGGTGACAACGGTTCAGTATATGGTTGTGGTTGGATGGGGTTTGGCAGCCTTGGATTTCCAGACAGGGGAGTATCTGATAAAATCTTGAGCCCTAGAATCCTTGATAGCTTAAGAGCTCATCATGTTTCTCAGATTAGCACTGGGCTGTACCATACTGTTGTTGTCACTAACCGTGGAAAACTCTTTGGATTCGGAGATAATGAAAGGGCGCAACTCGGGCACGACACTTTAAGAGGATGCCTTGAACCAACTGAAATATTTATACAAGAAATGGCTGATGACGTGGATATTGTTCCAGAATGCGTCTGA
- the LOC117624784 gene encoding stem-specific protein TSJT1: MLAIFHKACAHPPEELNSPASQNGSKKPKLPEETLTEFLNHHPHNSFSMGFGRAAVLAYVKPDQPFYSQHQRLFCGFDDIYCLFLGSLNNLCLLNKQYGLTKNTNEAMFVIEAYRTLRDRGPYPADQVVKDLDGSFAFVVYDSKGGNVFAALGSDGGVQLYWGIAADGSVVISDELEVIKEGCAKSFAPFPKGCLFHSEGGLMSFEHPMNKMKPMPRIDSEGAMCGATFNVDKYTRVNSIPRVGSEANWTEWASH; the protein is encoded by the exons aTGTTGGCTATTTTCCACAAGGCTTGTGCTCACCCACCAGAGGAGCTGAACAGTCCTGCTTCTCAGAATGGAAGCAAGAAGCCTAAGCTCCCAGAAGAGACTCTCACAGAGTTCCTCAACCACCATCCTCACAACTCCTTCTCCATGGGCTTTGGCCGTGCTGCAGTGCTTGCTTATGTCAAGCCAGACCAACCCTTTTACTCCCAACACCAGAG GTTGTTCTGTGGTTTTGATGATATATACTGCCTGTTCTTGGGGAGCTTGAACAATCTGTGTTTGCTAAACAAGCAGTATGGTCTAACAAAAAATACCAATGAGGCCATGTTTGTGATTGAAGCTTATAGGACCCTTCGTGACAGGGGTCCCTACCCAGCTGATCAGGTTGTGAAGGATCTTGATGGAagctttgcttttgttgtcTATGACAGCAAGGGTGGAAATGTCTTTGCTGCACTG GGTTCTGATGGTGGAGTGCAGCTTTACTGGGGTATTGCAGCTGATGGATCTGTTGTAATTTCTGATGAATTAGAGGTCATAAAAGAGGGGTGTGCTAAATCATTTGCTCCCTTCCCAAAAG GATGCTTGTTTCATAGTGAGGGAGGATTGATGAGCTTTGAGCATCCAATGAACAAGATGAAGCCAATGCCAAGGATAGACAGTGAAGGGGCCATGTGTGGGGCCACCTTCAATGTAGATAAGTATACGAGGGTCAACAGCATTCCGAGGGTCGGAAGTGAAGCAAACTGGACTGAGTGGGCCTCCCATTAG
- the LOC117626742 gene encoding ribosome biogenesis protein BRX1 homolog 2, whose translation MGKKRKHSEAEAATREKKEEEVAPERPKRTLSGWKEKKDDQVNQTGSTTFFRNKEKVLVTCSRRISYRYRHLMLNVVDLLPHCKKDNKVESKSSNGATLNELVDLKSCSSCMFFECRKGKDLYLWMSKCPNGPSVKFLVNAVHTMEELKLTGNHLKGSRPILTFSSNFDKDAHWKLLKEMITQIFGIPKEHRKSKPYHDHVFVFSIVDDHIWFRNYQISVPHNESDKIARGGLDKMTLVEVGPRFCLNPIKIFGGSFGGPTLYENPFYISPNQIRALEKKKKAGHYVKKVKAKTRRKMHELDNPLEADEFSEMWKE comes from the exons atggggaagaagagaaagcacAGCGAGGCTGAGGCTGCGACTCGAGaaaagaaggaggaggaggtcgCTCCAGAGAGGCCTAAGCGAACGCTTTCCGgttggaaggagaagaaggatGACCAAGTAAACCAAACTGGATCAACGACATTCTTTAGGAACAAAGAGAAGGTCTTGGTTACTTGTTCTCGTCGAATTAGCTACAG GTATCGGCATTTGATGTTGAATGTGGTGGACCTATTGCCTCATTGTAAGAAGGACAATAAAGTTGAGTCTAAGTCAAGTAACGGCGCAACTCTTAATGAGCTGGTCGACCTAAAGAGTTGCTCTTCCTGTATGTTTTTTGAG TGCAGGAAGGGGAAAGATCTTTATCTGTGGATGTCAAAATGTCCTAATGGGCCATCTGTGAAATTCTTAGTGAATGCTG TGCACACAATGGAGGAATTGAAGCTTACTGGAAATCATCTAAAAGGGTCACGACCTATTCTGACTTTTTCATCCAATTTTGATAAAGATGCCCACTGGAAGCTTTTGAAGGAAATGATCACTCAG ATATTTGGCATTCCAAAGGAGCACAGGAAATCTAAGCCCTATCATGATCATGTCTTTGTTTTCTCTATCGTTGATGACCACATTTGGTTCCGAAACTATCAG ATATCGGTTCCACATAACGAATCAGATAAAATAGCTCGAGGGGGATTAGATAAAATGACCCTTGTTGAG GTTGGACCACGATTTTGTTTGAATCCTATCAAGATATTTGGCGGCAGCTTTGGAGGACCAACATTATATGAGAATCCATTTTACATATCACCTAATCAG ATTCGTGCactggagaaaaagaagaaggctGGGCATTATGTGAAGAAAGTCAAGGCAAAGACGAGGAGAAAAATGCATGAGCTTGACAACCCACTTGAGGCTGATGAGTTTTCTGAGATGTGGAAGGAATGA
- the LOC117624011 gene encoding lanC-like protein GCR2 — MADRFFPNEMLDFVAEAAADEAASVRPKDSLTKLLSLPYKTLSDMLKSSALDLKETVVRQTWGLSGKRVEDYTLYTGVLGTAFLAFKAYQVTKNENYLKLCSEIVKACDSASRGSERVSFTCGRAGVCALGAVVAKHAGDQMLLDRYLSQFKEIKLPSDLPNELLYGRAGFLWACSFLNKHIGNGTISTTRMRSVVDEIIKAGRQLAKKGRSSLMYEWHGKKYWGAAHGLAGIMHVLMSMQLKPDEVEDVKGTLRYMIKNRFPSGNFPSSEGSESDRLVHWCHGAPGVALTLVRAAEVFGDKEFLQAAIDAGEVVWNRGLLKRVGICHGISGNTYVFLSLYRLTGKVEYLYRAKAFACFLHYRALNLISEGTMHGGDRPYSLFEGVGGMAHLLLDMTEPSEARFPAYEL; from the exons ATGGCGGATCGATTTTTCCCGAACGAAATGCTAGACTTTGTGGCAGAGGCAGCAGCAGACGAGGCAGCCTCTGTAAGGCCCAAAGACTCACTCACAAAACTCCTCTCCCTTCCTTACAAAACACTCTCAGACATGCTCAAGAGCTCGGCTTTGGACCTCAAAGAAACG GTGGTGAGGCAGACATGGGGATTAAGTGGAAAGCGTGTGGAAGATTATACTTTGTACACAGGGGTTCTTGGGACTGCCTTCTTGGCCTTTAAAGCCTACCAAGTCACCAAGAATGAAAATTATCTTAAATTGTGCTCTGAGATAGTTAAAGCCTGTGATTCTGCTTCCAGAGGATCTga GCGGGTGTCATTCACATGTGGCCGGGCTGGCGTTTGTGCCCTTGGTGCTGTCGTGGCAAAGCATGCTGGTGATCAAATGTTACTTGACCGCTACTTATCACAATTTAAAGAG ATCAAGCTGCCTAGTGATCTTCCAAATGAGTTATTATATGGTAGAGCTGGGTTCTTATGGGCCTGTTCATTCTTAAACAAGCATATAGGAAACGGGACAATTTCTACTACTCGCATG AGATCAGTTGTGGATGAAATTATAAAGGCTGGTAGACAATTGGCTAAGAAGGGACGAAGCTCATTGATGTACGAATGGCACGGGAAGAAATACTGGGGTGCTGCCCATGGACTGGCAGGGATTATGCATGTTTTGATGAGCATGCAACTCAAACCTGATGAGGTGGAGGATGTTAAGGGTACTCTCCGTTACATGATTAAGAATCGTTTTCCCAGCGGCAACTTTCCTTCAAGTGAAGGAAGTGAATCAGACCGTCTTGTGCACTGGTGCCATGGTGCTCctggagttgctcttacaCTTGTGAGAGCAGCTGAG GTTTTTGGAGACAAGGAGTTTCTGCAAGCCGCCATAGATGCAGGGGAGGTGGTGTGGAACCGGGGTCTGCTAAAGCGAGTTGGCATTTGTCATGGCATCAGTGGGAACACTTATGTGTTTCTTTCACTCTACCGATTAACGGGTAAGGTGGAATATTTGTACAGAGCCAAAGCATTTGCTTGCTTCCTACATTATAGAGCGCTAAATCTCATATCAGAGGGGACGATGCATGGAGGAGATCGGCCCTACTCCCTATTTGAAGGTGTTGGAGGAATGGCTCATCTCCTTTTGGACATGACTGAACCATCTGAAGCACGGTTTCCTGCTTATGAACTTTAA
- the LOC117624012 gene encoding protochlorophyllide reductase, chloroplastic, which yields MALQAASVVSSAFSVPKEGKSSASFKDSSLFGVSFSDNLKAEFSSVALSCKREFKPVRAQTAATASPAITRGASEGKKTLRKGSVVVTGASSGLGLATAKALAESGKWHVIMACRDFLKAERAAKSAGMPKENYTIMHLDLASLDSVRQFVDNFRRSERPLDVLVCNAAVYQPTAKEPSFTAQGFELSVGTNHLGHFLLSRLLLEDLNKSDYPSRRLIIVGSITGNTNTLAGNVPPKANLGDLRGLAGGLNGLNSSSMIDGGDFDGAKAYKDSKVCNMLTMQEFHRRYHEDTGITFTSLYPGCIATTGLFREHIPLFRLLFPPFQKYITKGYVSEEEAGKRLAQVVSDPSLTKSGVYWSWNKDSASFENQLSQEASDAEKARKVWEVSEKLVGLV from the exons ATGGCTCTTCAGGCTGCTTCTGTGGTTTCCTCTGCTTTCTCGGTTCCCAAAGAG gGAAAGTCCAGTGCATCTTTCAAGGATTCAAGCCTGTTTGGAGTGTCATTCTCAGATAATCTCAAGGCTGAATTCAGCTCTGTTGCATTAAGCTGCAAG AGAGAATTCAAGCCTGTCAGAGCCCAGACAGCGGCCACAGCATCCCCAGCAATCACCAGGGGTGCATCAGAGGGGAAGAAAACTCTCAGAAAGGGCAGTGTGGTGGTCACTGGTGCCTCCTCTGGACTGGGTCTAGCCACAGCCAAGGCTTTGGCTGAATCAGGGAAATGGCATGTTATAATGGCCTGCAGGGATTTCCTCAAGGCTGAAAGAGCTGCCAAGTCCGCTGGCATGCCCAAAGAAAACTACACAATTATGCATCTAGACCTTGCTTCCCTCGACAGTGTGCGCCAATTTGTCGATAACTTCAGGCGATCGGAGAGGCCACTTGATGTGCTTGTGTGCAATGCTGCTGTTTATCAGCCAACTGCTAAGGAACCTTCATTCACTGCTCAAGGCTTTGAACTCAGTGTTGGGACTAATCATCTCGGGCACTTCCTTCTTTCGCGGTTGCTGCTCGAAGATTTGAACAAATCTGACTACCCATCAAGGAGGCTCATCATTGTTGGCTCAATTACAG GGAACACAAACACCTTGGCCGGTAATGTGCCTCCAAAGGCCAACCTTGGGGACTTGAGGGGACTTGCAGGGGGCTTAAACGGTCTAAACAGTTCGTCCATGATCGATGGTGGAGACTTTGATGGTGCCAAGGCCTACAAGGACAGCAAAGTCTGCAACATGCTCACAATGCAGGAGTTCCACAGGCGCTACCATGAGGACACCGGAATAACCTTTACTTCCCTTTACCCGGGTTGCATTGCCACAACCGGTCTGTTTAGAGAGCACATTCCCTTGTTCAGACTTCTGTTCCCTCCATTCCAAAAGTACATCACCAAGGGCTACGTCTCAGAAGAAGAAGCCGGAAAGAGACTTGCTCAG GTTGTGAGCGACCCAAGCTTGACAAAGTCTGGAGTCTACTGGAGCTGGAACAAGGATTCGGCTTCCTTCGAGAACCAACTCTCCCAAGAAGCTAGTGATGCAGAGAAGGCTCGCAAGGTGTGGGAAGTCAGTGAGAAGCTTGTGGGTTTGGTCTAG